The following nucleotide sequence is from Paenibacillus andongensis.
TACAGCCGGAGTTGTTCCTCCAGCTGAGATTGCCAGCACAGACAAAGAGTCCGATGCAAAGCTTGACTTAATGAACAATGACAGCGTATTGATGAAACGTACTTTCGCCGCGCTATTCCCAGGTTACGAGGGTGTAAAACCAGGTGCTTACTCACTCGTTGCTCAGCCTAAAGGATCAAAGTCCAGCGGTTGGCTGAAGCCTTCTATGTTCTGGTCCGTAAGTGCTGATTCCAAGTATGTGGAAGAATCCAAGAAATTCATCGACTGGTTCGTGAATGATAGCGAAGCCGCAGACATTCTAACGACAACAAGAGGCGTGCCAGTTTCCAAGAAAATGCTTGAATACCTAACACCTAAGTTAACACCGGCAGATAAATTGCAAATTGAACTCATTAAAAATGTTGCTCCTGACGCTCAACCTTTTAATGCTGGGGCTAAAGGCTGGAGTAACTATACAGCTAAAGATTATAAGAGTATCGGTGAAAAAGTGATGTTCGGTAAAATAACGCCTGAAGCTGCTTTTGATGAGCTTGTGAAAAAGGCGAAGGATTATCAATAAATACGTGAATGAAGGCTGTCCTCATGTAGATCTACTTGAGGACAGCCTTCTTTTGTTATTCCTGCGCAGCTGGGAACATTCCCGTAGAAATGGCAATGCGATTCCAAGCATTGATGATATTGATCGCCATAATCAGAACGACATACTCCTTCTCATCAAAATGCTTCCTCACATTCTCATAAACTGCTTGTGGAACTCCGTTCTCCGAAATGCGAGTGACGGTCTCCGTCAATTCCAGCAAAGCTCTTTCTTTGTCGGAATAAAAAGGAGCTTCCCGCCAAGCCGTTAGCAAGTTAATTCTTTGCTCTGTTTCACCCATGTTCCGCAAGTCTCTGGTGTGCATGTCGATGCAGAAGGCGCAGCCATTGATCTGAGACGCTCTAATTTTGATAAGCTCATACAGCTTGGCATCCAAACCGCTTGTTTTAATAAAGCCTTCCAGCTTCAGCATCGCTTGCAAAGCTTCCGGGTTTACCTGACTATAATTCAATCTAACTTCCATGTGAATCTCCTCCATAAGCGTTTAATTTAGGGTTGCCCTTATAAGACAAATAAGTCAGGAGATTTGTGACAACACGGAAGAAATATGCTGAAGTTTATCCGGATTC
It contains:
- a CDS encoding carboxymuconolactone decarboxylase family protein, with translation MEVRLNYSQVNPEALQAMLKLEGFIKTSGLDAKLYELIKIRASQINGCAFCIDMHTRDLRNMGETEQRINLLTAWREAPFYSDKERALLELTETVTRISENGVPQAVYENVRKHFDEKEYVVLIMAINIINAWNRIAISTGMFPAAQE